In Amphiprion ocellaris isolate individual 3 ecotype Okinawa chromosome 3, ASM2253959v1, whole genome shotgun sequence, one genomic interval encodes:
- the plekha5 gene encoding pleckstrin homology domain-containing family A member 5 isoform X18: MAADLQPEWISCLPSSWSYGVTRDGRVFFSNEEAKSTTWLHPVSGEAVITGHRKTPDLPTGWEEGYTFEGARCFINHNERKVTCKHPVSGLPSQDNCIFVVNEQSASKVPANEKKERPVSTMSEASNYTGGSDYAANPNSPAGRPSRPSKKIHNFGKRSNSIRRNPSAPVIKRNWLYKQDSTGMKLWKKRWFVLSDLCLFYYRDEKEEGILGSILLPSFYISMLSVDDHINRKYAFKATHPNMRTYYFCTDTAKEMESWMKVMTDAALVHSEPPKRMENLKVEQCGPQEINHVSNHRQPLTQPEIQNNERNREVDREHIAAVTPATEEKERKQRDAERYGFQKDGAERERPLTKINSIKLQPTQAAPIKATSPQPLAEIDRSHHSPQVNGSAEQCQTDGSGVPPQQSPSHEPDRSLSRTSSMQQLEQWVRTQRGRNQDDDTTSVTSYQTLPRNMPSHRVPYMPHYGDGYRSMPRNSMAQRDSICSLSPSLYEQALGPSMADKRRSMRDDTMWQLYEWQQRQAYTRQSGLYSNMASPKTMINLSEHAAPSHSIPPSPSHGSLSMYGGYSPMRSYNMGNARSEVSSPIYRRDMSIDRRLRPQVNKYAYPPDRRSMPAGIPIQTVTAQSLQGKTLSPEDFREQAYTCMPEEVDIDTKLSRLCEQDKVVRTQEDKVQQLYREKHTLETALLSASQEIEMGSDNPAAMQSVIQQRDLLQSGLLSTCRELSRVTAELERSWREYDKLEGDVTLAKNNLLEQLEALGSPQTEPPSQQHVRIQKELWRIQDVMEALGKHKAQRNAVDGMGFCGPKANFSKHKNEGPDYRLYKSEPELTTVAEVDESNGEDRSENPCDREHAGQKGMSYPVGIVPPRTKSPVPESSSIASYVTLRKSKKPDPRTERPRSAVEQQLCAAESGRPRMSVEEQLERIRRHQQGALREKKKGLNIRGSSQENTPSRSHSFTKENHFRSMQSQMRRRDEVMSSDIQELEASLRQQEVVREQETPAEEIARLKESSQADHFNVDRELSVPDKVLIPERYIESDPEEALSPEQEADKQRKVDRIKALIAKNSMQNVLPGMALSPEEETEEEVTVQEKEKMINISYELAAEASKRSKLVAVKSLSSSSSPLPQSPTTPPQLTDGSHFMCV; the protein is encoded by the exons ATCTGCCTCCAAAGTGCCAGCGAATGAGAAGAAGGAACGGCCAGTAAGCACCATGAGTGAGGCCTCCAACTACACAGGCGGCTCGGACTACGCTGCAAACCCCAATAGCCCAGCAGGAAGA CCCTCAAGACCTTCTAAAAAAATTCACAACTTTGGGAAGCGGTCCAACTCCATCAGGAGGAATCCCAGCGCCCCAGTTATCAAGAGAAACTGGCTTTATAAACAG GACAGTACAGGGATGAAGCTATGGAAAAAGAGGTGGTTTGTCCTGTCCGACCTGTGCCTCTTTTACTACAGAG ATGAAAAAGAGGAGGGAATACTTGGCAGCATCCTCCTACCAAGTTTTTATATATCCATGCTGTCTGTCGATGATCACATTAACAGAAAATATGCCTTCAAG GCGACACATCCCAACATGCGGACATACTATTTTTGCACAGACACAGCCAAAGAGATGGAGTCTTGGATGAAAGTAATGACAGATGCTGCACTTGTGCATTCAGAGCCACCCAAAAG GATGGAGAACCTAAAAGTGGAACAATGTGGACCACAAGAGATCAACCATGTCTCCAACCACAGGCAGCCTCTCACACAGCCTGAAATCCAGAACAATGAACGCAACCGTGAAGTTGACCGAGAACACATTGCTGCAGTCACCCCCGCCAcagaagaaaaggagaggaaGCAGCGAGATGCTGAGCGCTATGGCTTCCAGAAGGACGGGGCTGAGCGGGAACGCCCACTCACTAAGATCAACAGTATCAAACTGCAGCCAACCCAGGCAGCACCCATCAAAGCGACCTCGCCGCAGCCTTTGGCTGAGATCGACAGGTCACACCATAGCCCTCAAGTGAATGGATCTGCAGAACAGTGTCAAACTGATGGGAGTGGAGTCCCTCCTCAGCAAAGTCCCTCCCATGAGCCAGACCGCAGCCTGAGTAGGACAAGCTCTATGCAGCAGCTGGAGCAGTGGGTTCGCACACAGAGAGGGCGTAACCAGGATGATGATACCACGAG CGTCACGTCCTACCAGACGCTGCCCAGGAACATGCCAAGCCACCGGGTACCCTATATGCCTCATTATGGAGATGGCTACCGCAGCATGCCTAGGAATAGCATGGCACAGCGGGATAGCATATGCAGCTTGTCACCGTCGTTGTACGAGCAGGCCCTGGGTCCCTCGATGGCTGATAAGCGCCGGTCCATGCGCGACGACACCATGTGGCAATTATACGAGTGGCAGCAAAGACAGGCTTACACCAGACAGTCTGGGCTCTACAGCAATATGGCCAGTCCCAAAACCATGATCAACTTGTCAGAGCATGCTGCACCGAGCCACTCCATTCCCCCTTCACCTTCCCACGGCTCCCTGTCCATGTACGGTGGTTACTCTCCGATGCGATCCTACAACATGGGCAATGCTCGTTCAGAAGTTTCCTCTCCCATCTACAGAAGAGACATGAGTATTGACAGACGGCTCAGGCCACAAGTCAACAAG TATGCCTACCCACCTGATAGGAGGTCTATGCCTGCAGGGATCCCAATCCAGACTGTCACTGCCCAGTCTCTCCAAGGCAAAACA tTGAGCCCAGAAGACTTCAGGGAACAGGCCTATACATGTATGCCAGAAGAAGTGGATATTGAT ACTAAACTTAGCAGGTTGTGTGAGCAGGATAAAGTGGTGAGGACACAGGAGGACAAAGTTCAGCAGCTGTACAGAGAGAAG CACACCCTGGAGACAGCGCTTCTGTCAGCCAGTCAGGAGATAGAGATGGGCTCTGATAACCCGGCTGCCATGCAGAGCGTCATCCAGCAGAGAGACTTACTGCAGAGCGGCCTCCTCAGCACCTGCAGAGAGCTGTCCAGAGTCACTGCT GAGCTGGAGCGGTCATGGAGGGAATATGACAAGCTTGAGGGAGATGTGACTCTGGCTAAGAACAACCTGCTGGAGCAGCTAGAAGCACTGGGAAGCCCTCAG ACGGAGCCTCCCAGTCAGCAGCATGTTCGCATCCAGAAAGAGCTGTGGAGGATTCAAGATGTGATGGAGGCCCTCGGTAAACACAAAGCCCAGAGGAACGCTGTTGATGGGATGGGTTTCTGTGGGCCCAAAGCCAACTTCAGTAAGCACAAAAACGAG GGTCCTGACTACAGGCTCTATAAGAGTGAACCAGAGCTCACTACAGTGGCAGAAGTGGATGAAAGCAATGGAGAGGACAGATCTGAAAATCCATGTGATAGAGAACATGCTGGACAGAAAG GGATGTCATACCCAGTTGGCATCGTCCCACCCAGAACCAAATCTCCAGTGCCTGAGTCTTCCTCCATAGCTTCATATGTTACATTAAGGAAGAGCAAGAAGCCTGACCCCAGGACG GAGCGTCCACGCAGCgcagtggagcagcagctgtgtgctGCAGAGAGCGGCCGTCCCAGGATGAGCgtggaggagcagctggagaGGATCCGTCGCCACCAGCAAGGTGCCCTcagggagaagaagaaaggcCTCAACATCCGTGGAAGCAGCCAGGAGAACACACCCTCTCGCAGTCACTCATTTACGAAAGAAAATCATTTCCGCAGCATGCAG TCTCAAATGAGACGTAGAGATGAGGTGATGAGCAGCGACATTCAGGAGCTGGAGGCCTCTCTCAGGCAGCAAGAAGTAGTGAGGGAGCAGGAGACACCTGCTGAGGAGATTGCCCGTCTCAAGGAGTCCTCACAGGCTGACCACTTTAATGTGGACCGAGAG CTCTCTGTGCCTGACAAAGTGCTGATTCCTGAGCGTTACATTGAATCAGACCCAGAGGAGGCTCTGAGTCCTGAGCAGGAGGCTGATAAGCAGAGGAAGGTTGACCGCATCAAAGCCCTCATAGCcaaaaacag CATGCAAAATGTGCTGCCTGGTATGGCTCTAAGCCCAgaggaggagactgaagagGAGGTTACTGTacaggagaaggagaagatgatTAATATCTCCTACGAACTGGCAGCAGAGGCCTCCAAACGCAGCAAGCTGGTAGCAG TGAAAAGCCTGTCGTCCTCTTCCTCACCCCTTCCACAGTCTCCCACCACACCCCCTCAACTCACTGACGGTTCTCACTTCATGTGTGTGTAG
- the plekha5 gene encoding pleckstrin homology domain-containing family A member 5 isoform X14: MAADLQPEWISCLPSSWSYGVTRDGRVFFSNEEAKSTTWLHPVSGEAVITGHRKTPDLPTGWEEGYTFEGARCFINHNERKVTCKHPVSGLPSQDNCIFVVNEQSASKVPANEKKERPVSTMSEASNYTGGSDYAANPNSPAGRPSRPSKKIHNFGKRSNSIRRNPSAPVIKRNWLYKQDSTGMKLWKKRWFVLSDLCLFYYRDEKEEGILGSILLPSFYISMLSVDDHINRKYAFKATHPNMRTYYFCTDTAKEMESWMKVMTDAALVHSEPPKRMENLKVEQCGPQEINHVSNHRQPLTQPEIQNNERNREVDREHIAAVTPATEEKERKQRDAERYGFQKDGAERERPLTKINSIKLQPTQAAPIKATSPQPLAEIDRSHHSPQVNGSAEQCQTDGSGVPPQQSPSHEPDRSLSRTSSMQQLEQWVRTQRGRNQDDDTTSVTSYQTLPRNMPSHRVPYMPHYGDGYRSMPRNSMAQRDSICSLSPSLYEQALGPSMADKRRSMRDDTMWQLYEWQQRQAYTRQSGLYSNMASPKTMINLSEHAAPSHSIPPSPSHGSLSMYGGYSPMRSYNMGNARSEVSSPIYRRDMSIDRRLRPQVNKYAYPPDRRSMPAGIPIQTVTAQSLQGKTLSPEDFREQAYTCMPEEVDIDTKLSRLCEQDKVVRTQEDKVQQLYREKHTLETALLSASQEIEMGSDNPAAMQSVIQQRDLLQSGLLSTCRELSRVTAELERSWREYDKLEGDVTLAKNNLLEQLEALGSPQTEPPSQQHVRIQKELWRIQDVMEALGKHKAQRNAVDGMGFCGPKANFSKHKNEEEDLVPPRPPLPQSYEPDPPTVPPMPSHAGVRPSSLHKPEDRKASHRNSTHSGPDYRLYKSEPELTTVAEVDESNGEDRSENPCDREHAGQKGMSYPVGIVPPRTKSPVPESSSIASYVTLRKSKKPDPRTERPRSAVEQQLCAAESGRPRMSVEEQLERIRRHQQGALREKKKGLNIRGSSQENTPSRSHSFTKENHFRSMQSQMRRRDEVMSSDIQELEASLRQQEVVREQETPAEEIARLKESSQADHFNVDRELSVPDKVLIPERYIESDPEEALSPEQEADKQRKVDRIKALIAKNSMQNVLPGMALSPEEETEEEVTVQEKEKMINISYELAAEASKRSKLVAVKSLSSSSSPLPQSPTTPPQLTDGSHFMCV; this comes from the exons ATCTGCCTCCAAAGTGCCAGCGAATGAGAAGAAGGAACGGCCAGTAAGCACCATGAGTGAGGCCTCCAACTACACAGGCGGCTCGGACTACGCTGCAAACCCCAATAGCCCAGCAGGAAGA CCCTCAAGACCTTCTAAAAAAATTCACAACTTTGGGAAGCGGTCCAACTCCATCAGGAGGAATCCCAGCGCCCCAGTTATCAAGAGAAACTGGCTTTATAAACAG GACAGTACAGGGATGAAGCTATGGAAAAAGAGGTGGTTTGTCCTGTCCGACCTGTGCCTCTTTTACTACAGAG ATGAAAAAGAGGAGGGAATACTTGGCAGCATCCTCCTACCAAGTTTTTATATATCCATGCTGTCTGTCGATGATCACATTAACAGAAAATATGCCTTCAAG GCGACACATCCCAACATGCGGACATACTATTTTTGCACAGACACAGCCAAAGAGATGGAGTCTTGGATGAAAGTAATGACAGATGCTGCACTTGTGCATTCAGAGCCACCCAAAAG GATGGAGAACCTAAAAGTGGAACAATGTGGACCACAAGAGATCAACCATGTCTCCAACCACAGGCAGCCTCTCACACAGCCTGAAATCCAGAACAATGAACGCAACCGTGAAGTTGACCGAGAACACATTGCTGCAGTCACCCCCGCCAcagaagaaaaggagaggaaGCAGCGAGATGCTGAGCGCTATGGCTTCCAGAAGGACGGGGCTGAGCGGGAACGCCCACTCACTAAGATCAACAGTATCAAACTGCAGCCAACCCAGGCAGCACCCATCAAAGCGACCTCGCCGCAGCCTTTGGCTGAGATCGACAGGTCACACCATAGCCCTCAAGTGAATGGATCTGCAGAACAGTGTCAAACTGATGGGAGTGGAGTCCCTCCTCAGCAAAGTCCCTCCCATGAGCCAGACCGCAGCCTGAGTAGGACAAGCTCTATGCAGCAGCTGGAGCAGTGGGTTCGCACACAGAGAGGGCGTAACCAGGATGATGATACCACGAG CGTCACGTCCTACCAGACGCTGCCCAGGAACATGCCAAGCCACCGGGTACCCTATATGCCTCATTATGGAGATGGCTACCGCAGCATGCCTAGGAATAGCATGGCACAGCGGGATAGCATATGCAGCTTGTCACCGTCGTTGTACGAGCAGGCCCTGGGTCCCTCGATGGCTGATAAGCGCCGGTCCATGCGCGACGACACCATGTGGCAATTATACGAGTGGCAGCAAAGACAGGCTTACACCAGACAGTCTGGGCTCTACAGCAATATGGCCAGTCCCAAAACCATGATCAACTTGTCAGAGCATGCTGCACCGAGCCACTCCATTCCCCCTTCACCTTCCCACGGCTCCCTGTCCATGTACGGTGGTTACTCTCCGATGCGATCCTACAACATGGGCAATGCTCGTTCAGAAGTTTCCTCTCCCATCTACAGAAGAGACATGAGTATTGACAGACGGCTCAGGCCACAAGTCAACAAG TATGCCTACCCACCTGATAGGAGGTCTATGCCTGCAGGGATCCCAATCCAGACTGTCACTGCCCAGTCTCTCCAAGGCAAAACA tTGAGCCCAGAAGACTTCAGGGAACAGGCCTATACATGTATGCCAGAAGAAGTGGATATTGAT ACTAAACTTAGCAGGTTGTGTGAGCAGGATAAAGTGGTGAGGACACAGGAGGACAAAGTTCAGCAGCTGTACAGAGAGAAG CACACCCTGGAGACAGCGCTTCTGTCAGCCAGTCAGGAGATAGAGATGGGCTCTGATAACCCGGCTGCCATGCAGAGCGTCATCCAGCAGAGAGACTTACTGCAGAGCGGCCTCCTCAGCACCTGCAGAGAGCTGTCCAGAGTCACTGCT GAGCTGGAGCGGTCATGGAGGGAATATGACAAGCTTGAGGGAGATGTGACTCTGGCTAAGAACAACCTGCTGGAGCAGCTAGAAGCACTGGGAAGCCCTCAG ACGGAGCCTCCCAGTCAGCAGCATGTTCGCATCCAGAAAGAGCTGTGGAGGATTCAAGATGTGATGGAGGCCCTCGGTAAACACAAAGCCCAGAGGAACGCTGTTGATGGGATGGGTTTCTGTGGGCCCAAAGCCAACTTCAGTAAGCACAAAAACGAG GAGGAGGACTTGGTACCCCCACGGCCACCCCTACCCCAGTCCTACGAGCCCGACCCCCCCACCGTGCCCCCCATGCCCTCTCATGCTGGTGTGCGCCCTTCATCACTCCACAAGCCAGAGGACAGGAAGGCCAGTCACAGGAATAGCACGCACAGC GGTCCTGACTACAGGCTCTATAAGAGTGAACCAGAGCTCACTACAGTGGCAGAAGTGGATGAAAGCAATGGAGAGGACAGATCTGAAAATCCATGTGATAGAGAACATGCTGGACAGAAAG GGATGTCATACCCAGTTGGCATCGTCCCACCCAGAACCAAATCTCCAGTGCCTGAGTCTTCCTCCATAGCTTCATATGTTACATTAAGGAAGAGCAAGAAGCCTGACCCCAGGACG GAGCGTCCACGCAGCgcagtggagcagcagctgtgtgctGCAGAGAGCGGCCGTCCCAGGATGAGCgtggaggagcagctggagaGGATCCGTCGCCACCAGCAAGGTGCCCTcagggagaagaagaaaggcCTCAACATCCGTGGAAGCAGCCAGGAGAACACACCCTCTCGCAGTCACTCATTTACGAAAGAAAATCATTTCCGCAGCATGCAG TCTCAAATGAGACGTAGAGATGAGGTGATGAGCAGCGACATTCAGGAGCTGGAGGCCTCTCTCAGGCAGCAAGAAGTAGTGAGGGAGCAGGAGACACCTGCTGAGGAGATTGCCCGTCTCAAGGAGTCCTCACAGGCTGACCACTTTAATGTGGACCGAGAG CTCTCTGTGCCTGACAAAGTGCTGATTCCTGAGCGTTACATTGAATCAGACCCAGAGGAGGCTCTGAGTCCTGAGCAGGAGGCTGATAAGCAGAGGAAGGTTGACCGCATCAAAGCCCTCATAGCcaaaaacag CATGCAAAATGTGCTGCCTGGTATGGCTCTAAGCCCAgaggaggagactgaagagGAGGTTACTGTacaggagaaggagaagatgatTAATATCTCCTACGAACTGGCAGCAGAGGCCTCCAAACGCAGCAAGCTGGTAGCAG TGAAAAGCCTGTCGTCCTCTTCCTCACCCCTTCCACAGTCTCCCACCACACCCCCTCAACTCACTGACGGTTCTCACTTCATGTGTGTGTAG
- the plekha5 gene encoding pleckstrin homology domain-containing family A member 5 isoform X10 encodes MHHRSSHNERKVTCKHPVSGLPSQDNCIFVVNEQSASKVPANEKKERPVSTMSEASNYTGGSDYAANPNSPAGRPSRPSKKIHNFGKRSNSIRRNPSAPVIKRNWLYKQDSTGMKLWKKRWFVLSDLCLFYYRDEKEEGILGSILLPSFYISMLSVDDHINRKYAFKATHPNMRTYYFCTDTAKEMESWMKVMTDAALVHSEPPKRMENLKVEQCGPQEINHVSNHRQPLTQPEIQNNERNREVDREHIAAVTPATEEKERKQRDAERYGFQKDGAERERPLTKINSIKLQPTQAAPIKATSPQPLAEIDRSHHSPQVNGSAEQCQTDGSGVPPQQSPSHEPDRSLSRTSSMQQLEQWVRTQRGRNQDDDTTSVTSYQTLPRNMPSHRVPYMPHYGDGYRSMPRNSMAQRDSICSLSPSLYEQALGPSMADKRRSMRDDTMWQLYEWQQRQAYTRQSGLYSNMASPKTMINLSEHAAPSHSIPPSPSHGSLSMYGGYSPMRSYNMGNARSEVSSPIYRRDMSIDRRLRPQVNKYAYPPDRRSMPAGIPIQTVTAQSLQGKTPEELTLLLIKLRRQQAELNSIREHTVAQLMQLNTDGDNPKNDILSHHLQRNLMYLDNQMKENDPLIAMTHTLIENSAPRPQLYQQLSPEDFREQAYTCMPEEVDIDTKLSRLCEQDKVVRTQEDKVQQLYREKHTLETALLSASQEIEMGSDNPAAMQSVIQQRDLLQSGLLSTCRELSRVTAELERSWREYDKLEGDVTLAKNNLLEQLEALGSPQTEPPSQQHVRIQKELWRIQDVMEALGKHKAQRNAVDGMGFCGPKANFSKHKNEEEDLVPPRPPLPQSYEPDPPTVPPMPSHAGVRPSSLHKPEDRKASHRNSTHSGPDYRLYKSEPELTTVAEVDESNGEDRSENPCDREHAGQKGMSYPVGIVPPRTKSPVPESSSIASYVTLRKSKKPDPRTERPRSAVEQQLCAAESGRPRMSVEEQLERIRRHQQGALREKKKGLNIRGSSQENTPSRSHSFTKENHFRSMQSQMRRRDEVMSSDIQELEASLRQQEVVREQETPAEEIARLKESSQADHFNVDRELSVPDKVLIPERYIESDPEEALSPEQEADKQRKVDRIKALIAKNSMQNVLPGMALSPEEETEEEVTVQEKEKMINISYELAAEASKRSKLVAVKSLSSSSSPLPQSPTTPPQLTDGSHFMCV; translated from the exons ATCTGCCTCCAAAGTGCCAGCGAATGAGAAGAAGGAACGGCCAGTAAGCACCATGAGTGAGGCCTCCAACTACACAGGCGGCTCGGACTACGCTGCAAACCCCAATAGCCCAGCAGGAAGA CCCTCAAGACCTTCTAAAAAAATTCACAACTTTGGGAAGCGGTCCAACTCCATCAGGAGGAATCCCAGCGCCCCAGTTATCAAGAGAAACTGGCTTTATAAACAG GACAGTACAGGGATGAAGCTATGGAAAAAGAGGTGGTTTGTCCTGTCCGACCTGTGCCTCTTTTACTACAGAG ATGAAAAAGAGGAGGGAATACTTGGCAGCATCCTCCTACCAAGTTTTTATATATCCATGCTGTCTGTCGATGATCACATTAACAGAAAATATGCCTTCAAG GCGACACATCCCAACATGCGGACATACTATTTTTGCACAGACACAGCCAAAGAGATGGAGTCTTGGATGAAAGTAATGACAGATGCTGCACTTGTGCATTCAGAGCCACCCAAAAG GATGGAGAACCTAAAAGTGGAACAATGTGGACCACAAGAGATCAACCATGTCTCCAACCACAGGCAGCCTCTCACACAGCCTGAAATCCAGAACAATGAACGCAACCGTGAAGTTGACCGAGAACACATTGCTGCAGTCACCCCCGCCAcagaagaaaaggagaggaaGCAGCGAGATGCTGAGCGCTATGGCTTCCAGAAGGACGGGGCTGAGCGGGAACGCCCACTCACTAAGATCAACAGTATCAAACTGCAGCCAACCCAGGCAGCACCCATCAAAGCGACCTCGCCGCAGCCTTTGGCTGAGATCGACAGGTCACACCATAGCCCTCAAGTGAATGGATCTGCAGAACAGTGTCAAACTGATGGGAGTGGAGTCCCTCCTCAGCAAAGTCCCTCCCATGAGCCAGACCGCAGCCTGAGTAGGACAAGCTCTATGCAGCAGCTGGAGCAGTGGGTTCGCACACAGAGAGGGCGTAACCAGGATGATGATACCACGAG CGTCACGTCCTACCAGACGCTGCCCAGGAACATGCCAAGCCACCGGGTACCCTATATGCCTCATTATGGAGATGGCTACCGCAGCATGCCTAGGAATAGCATGGCACAGCGGGATAGCATATGCAGCTTGTCACCGTCGTTGTACGAGCAGGCCCTGGGTCCCTCGATGGCTGATAAGCGCCGGTCCATGCGCGACGACACCATGTGGCAATTATACGAGTGGCAGCAAAGACAGGCTTACACCAGACAGTCTGGGCTCTACAGCAATATGGCCAGTCCCAAAACCATGATCAACTTGTCAGAGCATGCTGCACCGAGCCACTCCATTCCCCCTTCACCTTCCCACGGCTCCCTGTCCATGTACGGTGGTTACTCTCCGATGCGATCCTACAACATGGGCAATGCTCGTTCAGAAGTTTCCTCTCCCATCTACAGAAGAGACATGAGTATTGACAGACGGCTCAGGCCACAAGTCAACAAG TATGCCTACCCACCTGATAGGAGGTCTATGCCTGCAGGGATCCCAATCCAGACTGTCACTGCCCAGTCTCTCCAAGGCAAAACA CCTGAGGAACTGACTTTGCTGCTGATAAAGCTGCGACGGCAGCAGGCAGAGCTAAACAGTATCCGGGAGCACACTGTAGCACAGCTTATGCAACTAAACACGGATGGCGACAACCCAAAG AACGACATTCTCTCCCATCACCTCCAAAGGAACCTCATGTACTTGGACAATCAG ATGAAGGAAAATGACCCTTTAATCGCCATGACTCACACTTTGATTGAGAACTCTGCCCCAAGGCCTCAACTTTACCAGCAA tTGAGCCCAGAAGACTTCAGGGAACAGGCCTATACATGTATGCCAGAAGAAGTGGATATTGAT ACTAAACTTAGCAGGTTGTGTGAGCAGGATAAAGTGGTGAGGACACAGGAGGACAAAGTTCAGCAGCTGTACAGAGAGAAG CACACCCTGGAGACAGCGCTTCTGTCAGCCAGTCAGGAGATAGAGATGGGCTCTGATAACCCGGCTGCCATGCAGAGCGTCATCCAGCAGAGAGACTTACTGCAGAGCGGCCTCCTCAGCACCTGCAGAGAGCTGTCCAGAGTCACTGCT GAGCTGGAGCGGTCATGGAGGGAATATGACAAGCTTGAGGGAGATGTGACTCTGGCTAAGAACAACCTGCTGGAGCAGCTAGAAGCACTGGGAAGCCCTCAG ACGGAGCCTCCCAGTCAGCAGCATGTTCGCATCCAGAAAGAGCTGTGGAGGATTCAAGATGTGATGGAGGCCCTCGGTAAACACAAAGCCCAGAGGAACGCTGTTGATGGGATGGGTTTCTGTGGGCCCAAAGCCAACTTCAGTAAGCACAAAAACGAG GAGGAGGACTTGGTACCCCCACGGCCACCCCTACCCCAGTCCTACGAGCCCGACCCCCCCACCGTGCCCCCCATGCCCTCTCATGCTGGTGTGCGCCCTTCATCACTCCACAAGCCAGAGGACAGGAAGGCCAGTCACAGGAATAGCACGCACAGC GGTCCTGACTACAGGCTCTATAAGAGTGAACCAGAGCTCACTACAGTGGCAGAAGTGGATGAAAGCAATGGAGAGGACAGATCTGAAAATCCATGTGATAGAGAACATGCTGGACAGAAAG GGATGTCATACCCAGTTGGCATCGTCCCACCCAGAACCAAATCTCCAGTGCCTGAGTCTTCCTCCATAGCTTCATATGTTACATTAAGGAAGAGCAAGAAGCCTGACCCCAGGACG GAGCGTCCACGCAGCgcagtggagcagcagctgtgtgctGCAGAGAGCGGCCGTCCCAGGATGAGCgtggaggagcagctggagaGGATCCGTCGCCACCAGCAAGGTGCCCTcagggagaagaagaaaggcCTCAACATCCGTGGAAGCAGCCAGGAGAACACACCCTCTCGCAGTCACTCATTTACGAAAGAAAATCATTTCCGCAGCATGCAG TCTCAAATGAGACGTAGAGATGAGGTGATGAGCAGCGACATTCAGGAGCTGGAGGCCTCTCTCAGGCAGCAAGAAGTAGTGAGGGAGCAGGAGACACCTGCTGAGGAGATTGCCCGTCTCAAGGAGTCCTCACAGGCTGACCACTTTAATGTGGACCGAGAG CTCTCTGTGCCTGACAAAGTGCTGATTCCTGAGCGTTACATTGAATCAGACCCAGAGGAGGCTCTGAGTCCTGAGCAGGAGGCTGATAAGCAGAGGAAGGTTGACCGCATCAAAGCCCTCATAGCcaaaaacag CATGCAAAATGTGCTGCCTGGTATGGCTCTAAGCCCAgaggaggagactgaagagGAGGTTACTGTacaggagaaggagaagatgatTAATATCTCCTACGAACTGGCAGCAGAGGCCTCCAAACGCAGCAAGCTGGTAGCAG TGAAAAGCCTGTCGTCCTCTTCCTCACCCCTTCCACAGTCTCCCACCACACCCCCTCAACTCACTGACGGTTCTCACTTCATGTGTGTGTAG